A single Paraburkholderia sp. D15 DNA region contains:
- a CDS encoding excisionase → MAAQLIPLRTWAETLFGEHVPHRHTLRNWVNGGKIRPMPIKVGRSYFCRPDAKYVDPIADEINRMTNGSKAA, encoded by the coding sequence ATGGCAGCGCAACTGATACCGCTCCGCACCTGGGCAGAGACCCTGTTCGGAGAGCACGTGCCTCATAGGCACACGCTTCGCAACTGGGTCAACGGAGGCAAGATCCGTCCCATGCCTATCAAGGTAGGACGCTCCTATTTCTGTCGGCCGGATGCCAAGTATGTCGACCCTATCGCCGACGAGATCAACAGGATGACAAATGGCAGCAAGGCGGCGTAA
- a CDS encoding 4-oxalocrotonate tautomerase — MPTFHIELFEGRTLEQKRQFVEAITKATCESLNVEPNSVDIILTDVKRENWATGGRLWSDAQ, encoded by the coding sequence ATGCCCACGTTTCATATCGAACTCTTCGAAGGCCGTACGCTGGAACAGAAACGCCAGTTCGTCGAAGCCATCACCAAGGCGACCTGCGAGTCGCTGAACGTCGAACCGAATTCGGTGGACATTATCCTCACGGATGTAAAGCGAGAAAATTGGGCGACTGGCGGAAGGCTTTGGAGCGATGCCCAGTAA
- a CDS encoding class II aldolase/adducin family protein produces the protein MSFTHTPAGRIAETGPQSDAERQARVDLAAAYRLAALNGWDDLVYTHISASVPGEPGHFLINPFGLAFDEVCASNLVKIDIDGNIVGESEHPVNATGFALHAAVHAARADAFCVMHLHNTAGVAVSAQPGGLLPASQHALRFHGHLAYHDYEGLSFSPAEGERLVANLADKPAMLLRNHGTLTAGRTVAEAYVLMATLIKACEIQLHAQACGKDLVVPDAAVATRTAAQLYDGGAIEGAIEWPALLRKLDRIDRSYRH, from the coding sequence ATGTCCTTCACCCACACACCCGCCGGCCGCATCGCCGAGACGGGACCGCAGTCCGACGCCGAGCGCCAGGCCCGCGTCGATCTGGCCGCCGCCTATCGGCTCGCCGCGCTCAACGGCTGGGACGATCTGGTCTACACGCATATCTCGGCCAGCGTGCCCGGCGAACCCGGTCACTTTCTCATCAACCCGTTCGGGCTTGCCTTCGACGAAGTGTGTGCGTCGAATCTCGTGAAGATCGATATCGACGGCAACATCGTCGGCGAGAGCGAACATCCGGTGAACGCGACCGGCTTCGCGCTGCATGCGGCCGTGCACGCGGCGCGCGCGGACGCGTTCTGCGTGATGCATCTGCACAACACGGCGGGCGTGGCCGTGTCCGCGCAACCCGGCGGCTTGCTGCCCGCGTCGCAACACGCGCTGCGTTTTCACGGCCACCTCGCGTATCACGACTACGAAGGTCTCTCGTTCTCGCCGGCCGAGGGCGAGCGTCTCGTCGCCAACCTCGCCGATAAACCCGCCATGCTGTTGCGCAATCACGGCACGCTGACCGCCGGCCGCACGGTCGCCGAAGCCTATGTACTGATGGCGACCTTGATCAAGGCCTGCGAAATCCAGTTGCACGCGCAGGCCTGCGGAAAAGATCTCGTGGTGCCGGACGCAGCGGTCGCCACGCGCACGGCGGCGCAGCTGTACGACGGCGGCGCGATCGAAGGTGCGATCGAATGGCCCGCGTTGCTGCGCAAGCTCGACCGGATCGACCGTTCTTACCGGCATTGA
- a CDS encoding urea transporter codes for MHAVTTKAESTALRTLLRSVGQIVLQPNAFTGACIIAALLLAEPRLACAALIGAIAANVSAMLTGYRDVNTRTAHARDADTRDGLHGFNGALAGLAAFHFIADDATAAAVAILSATLTVWFLDPWSRRLRANGLSVFSSPYLIATWLWLPLLTTASAASSAAGVAAQPFEWMQWVNGVLGGFGQIFFVPGALPGLLVLIGIAGASRQSALWAFAGTALGCAGHVLLGASASSLDAGLLGFNGALTAIALADCGAVATLAGVGVSIVLQTGASYLGWPAMTAPFVLASWSVQWVRHRAASSRADAANANRPPLRGIG; via the coding sequence ATGCACGCCGTCACGACCAAAGCTGAATCCACCGCCTTGCGCACGCTGTTGCGCAGTGTCGGCCAGATCGTGCTGCAGCCGAACGCGTTCACCGGCGCGTGCATCATCGCCGCGCTGCTGCTGGCGGAACCACGGCTCGCGTGCGCGGCGCTGATCGGCGCGATCGCGGCCAACGTGAGCGCAATGCTCACCGGCTATCGCGACGTCAACACGCGCACCGCCCACGCGCGCGATGCCGACACACGCGACGGCCTGCACGGTTTCAACGGCGCACTCGCGGGCCTCGCCGCCTTCCACTTCATCGCCGACGATGCGACCGCCGCCGCCGTGGCGATTCTCTCCGCGACGCTCACCGTGTGGTTTCTGGATCCGTGGTCGCGCCGCTTGCGCGCGAACGGCCTGAGCGTTTTTTCGAGCCCTTATCTGATCGCCACTTGGCTCTGGCTGCCGTTGCTGACCACGGCAAGCGCCGCGTCGTCGGCGGCGGGCGTGGCCGCGCAACCGTTCGAATGGATGCAATGGGTGAACGGCGTGCTGGGCGGTTTCGGCCAGATCTTCTTCGTGCCCGGCGCGTTGCCGGGTCTGCTCGTTTTGATCGGCATCGCGGGGGCATCGCGCCAATCCGCGCTGTGGGCGTTCGCAGGGACTGCGTTGGGCTGTGCGGGGCACGTGCTGCTCGGCGCGTCGGCCAGCTCGCTCGACGCCGGCCTGTTAGGATTCAACGGCGCGCTGACCGCGATCGCACTGGCCGACTGCGGCGCTGTCGCGACGCTTGCCGGTGTCGGCGTCTCGATCGTGCTGCAGACCGGCGCGAGTTATCTCGGCTGGCCAGCGATGACCGCGCCGTTCGTGCTCGCATCGTGGAGCGTGCAATGGGTCCGGCACCGCGCCGCATCGAGCCGGGCCGACGCCGCTAACGCCAACCGGCCGCCGCTGCGCGGCATCGGCTAG
- a CDS encoding tyrosine-type recombinase/integrase, whose product MAARRRKADRRGWPPNLYKNSAGYYWFKNPADGKTFGLGRDFRLASAKVRTANAELLRRKGDVSLLQRIDGDDISLRAWCDAYEAARASMNKHTLGGIKAALNAVRKMDFSVHSVGKVTPKQIADALKLATEERGTSSAAKLRGVLLDVFREAIQHGHVEVGKNPVDAVFKPEVTITRSRLTLDEYRLIYAQAAKNPATRWIANAMELALVSGQRREDIGKMRFDDVKDGFLMVEQSKGKEGQRAKLRIPVSLRLDALGVSLEEVIRRCRDNVISKHMVHLVLKTSAASPGDTPHLQYISGMFAKMRDAAKISVEAGRTPATFHELRSLAARLYGEQYGAEFAQALLGHKSAEMTALYRDSRGREWTEIKLQTG is encoded by the coding sequence ATGGCAGCAAGGCGGCGTAAGGCGGATCGCCGGGGATGGCCGCCGAATCTCTACAAGAATTCGGCGGGCTACTACTGGTTCAAAAATCCAGCGGACGGCAAGACGTTCGGGCTCGGGCGCGACTTCCGACTCGCGTCGGCCAAGGTGCGCACGGCCAACGCAGAACTGCTGCGCCGCAAAGGCGATGTATCGCTGCTCCAGCGCATCGACGGGGACGACATTTCCCTGCGCGCATGGTGCGATGCGTATGAAGCGGCGCGGGCATCAATGAATAAGCACACCCTTGGCGGCATCAAGGCGGCGCTGAATGCAGTCCGGAAGATGGATTTTTCGGTGCACTCGGTCGGCAAGGTCACGCCGAAGCAGATTGCCGACGCCTTGAAATTGGCGACCGAGGAGCGCGGCACCTCATCTGCAGCGAAACTTCGCGGCGTCTTGCTGGACGTTTTCCGTGAGGCCATCCAGCACGGGCACGTGGAAGTCGGTAAAAATCCGGTGGATGCGGTGTTCAAGCCTGAAGTCACCATCACCCGCTCGCGCCTGACGCTGGACGAATATCGGCTGATTTATGCACAGGCGGCGAAGAATCCCGCAACGCGGTGGATTGCCAACGCGATGGAGTTGGCTCTCGTCAGTGGTCAGCGCCGGGAGGACATCGGCAAGATGCGCTTCGATGACGTCAAGGACGGGTTCCTGATGGTCGAGCAATCGAAGGGAAAAGAGGGGCAACGGGCGAAGCTCAGAATCCCTGTTTCCCTGCGGCTGGATGCGCTTGGCGTGAGCCTGGAGGAGGTCATCCGGCGGTGCCGCGATAACGTCATCAGCAAGCACATGGTTCATCTCGTGCTGAAGACCAGTGCGGCGTCTCCAGGAGATACGCCGCACCTGCAGTACATCAGCGGGATGTTCGCAAAAATGCGGGACGCCGCGAAAATTTCCGTCGAGGCAGGAAGAACTCCTGCGACGTTCCACGAGTTGCGTTCGCTCGCGGCACGCTTGTACGGCGAGCAGTACGGAGCGGAATTCGCCCAGGCGTTGCTCGGTCACAAGTCGGCTGAAATGACCGCGCTTTACCGTGATTCGCGCGGTCGGGAGTGGACGGAAATCAAGCTTCAGACCGGTTGA